In the Silurus meridionalis isolate SWU-2019-XX chromosome 6, ASM1480568v1, whole genome shotgun sequence genome, one interval contains:
- the rwdd gene encoding RWD domain-containing protein 4 codes for MTSNEEQEMELEALRSIYEGDDCFKELSPVSFQFRVGDLDESKSFLLDVSWPETYPETAPHISLDAFFNNRISPETKQLIISKLHEQVEANLGSVMMYTLFEWAKENQEMLMENHQPVVSAVTLISNSDTNSPVSVNKKKEKKEQLTKAQKRKMIGRTDNKGELPRGWNWVDVIKHLSKTGGKEDG; via the exons atgacttCCAACGAAGAGCAGGAG ATGGAGTTGGAAGCTCTGCGCTCAATCTATGAAGGGGACGATTGCTTCAAAGAACTAAGTCCTGTCTCCTTCCAGTTCAGG GTTGGAGATCTTGACGAGTCCAAATCTTTTCTGCTGGATGTCTCGTGGCCAGAGACATATCCTGAAACTGCCCCACATATATCCTTAGATGCCTTTTTTAACAACAGAAT CTCTCCAGAGACCAAGCAGTTAATAATCTCCAAGCTGCACGAGCAGGTGGAGGCGAACCTGGGCAGTGTCATGATGTACACTCTGTTTGAGTGGGCCAAAGAGAACCAGGAGATGCTGATGGAGAATCACCAGCCTGTAGTGTCTGCTGTG ACCCTGATTTCTAACAGCGACACAAACAGTCCCGTCTCTGTCaataagaaaaaggagaaaaaagaacagcTCACAAAggcacagaaaagaaaaatgatagGAAGAACAG ATAACAAAGGTGAACTGCCCAGAGGTTGGAACTGGGTCGATGTTATCAAG CAT CTGAGCaaaacaggaggaaaagaggacggCTAA